A single genomic interval of Streptomyces showdoensis harbors:
- a CDS encoding lysophospholipid acyltransferase family protein, whose product MSRLALMKAALGPVLRLMFRPRVEGAENVPGTGPVILAGNHLTFIDSMIMPICLDRQVFFIGKDEYVTGKGVKGRLMAWFFTSVGMIPVDRDGGRGGVAALMTGRRVLEEGKIFSIYPEGTRSPDGRLYRGRTGIARLTLMTGAPVVPFAMIGTDKLQPGGAGFPRPGRVTVRFGEPMEFSRYDGMDRDRYVLRAVTDSVMAEVMRLSGQEYVDMYATKAKAA is encoded by the coding sequence TTGTCCCGTCTCGCGCTCATGAAGGCAGCTCTTGGGCCGGTCCTGCGCCTCATGTTCCGGCCCCGCGTGGAGGGCGCCGAGAACGTCCCGGGGACGGGTCCGGTCATCCTCGCGGGCAACCACCTGACCTTCATCGACTCGATGATCATGCCGATCTGCCTGGACCGCCAGGTCTTCTTCATCGGCAAGGACGAGTACGTGACGGGCAAGGGCGTCAAGGGCCGTCTGATGGCCTGGTTCTTCACCAGCGTCGGCATGATCCCGGTGGACCGCGACGGCGGCCGCGGCGGTGTGGCCGCGCTCATGACGGGCCGCCGGGTGCTGGAGGAGGGCAAGATCTTCTCCATCTACCCCGAGGGCACCCGCTCCCCCGACGGGCGCCTCTACCGCGGCCGCACCGGCATCGCGCGGCTGACCCTGATGACCGGCGCCCCGGTGGTCCCGTTCGCCATGATCGGCACCGACAAGCTCCAGCCGGGCGGCGCCGGCTTCCCGCGCCCGGGCCGGGTCACGGTCCGCTTCGGCGAGCCGATGGAGTTCTCCCGCTACGACGGGATGGACCGCGACCGGTACGTCCTGCGGGCGGTGACGGACTCGGTGATGGCGGAGGTCATGCGGCTCTCCGGCCAGGAGTACGTGGACATGTACGCCACGAAGGCGAAGGCCGCGTAG
- a CDS encoding MFS transporter produces MTDTVKHESHIEGVRRPGRWLALAVLVLAVLLVAVDATVLGLATPFLSEDLKPSGTQLLWIGDVYSFVIAGLLVSMGSLGDRIGRKKLLLVGAVAFGAVSVLNAYATSPEMMILARALLGVAGATLMPSTLALIRNLFHDPRERSLAIGIWGAMASAGAAVGPVVGGFLLEHFWWGSVFLINLPVMAVLVLVGVKLIPESKNPNPGPWDLPSVGLSLVGMIGVVYAVKELAANGVTLDVAVAAVAGVGALTWFVRRQLTLPAPLLDMRLFRNRGFSGAVLADLLTILGLSGLVFFLSQFFQLVQGRQPLEAGLAELPAAVGAVTAGLLAGRAARRFSVRTVVTGGLAAIGLALAALTAIGQSTGYPLLGASLLVVGVGAGLAFTVTADVILSTVPKDQAGSASAVSETAYELGAALGIAVLGSIVTGVYRGFTAPAGIPAETAAAAHDSLGGAVEASAGLAPEQAGALVSAAQEAFVDGLRIAAGAGAAVLLATAVAAWFLLKGQKLEDGVEH; encoded by the coding sequence ATCACGGACACCGTCAAGCACGAGAGCCATATCGAGGGCGTCCGCCGCCCCGGTCGGTGGCTCGCCCTCGCCGTGCTCGTCCTGGCCGTCCTGCTCGTGGCGGTCGACGCCACGGTGCTGGGCCTGGCGACCCCCTTCCTCTCCGAGGACCTCAAGCCCTCCGGCACCCAGCTGCTGTGGATCGGTGACGTCTACTCCTTCGTCATCGCCGGTCTGCTGGTCTCCATGGGCAGCCTCGGCGACCGCATCGGCCGCAAGAAGCTGCTGCTCGTCGGAGCCGTCGCCTTCGGCGCCGTCTCCGTGCTGAACGCCTACGCGACCAGCCCCGAGATGATGATCCTGGCCCGCGCCCTGCTCGGAGTCGCCGGTGCCACCCTGATGCCGTCCACGCTCGCCCTGATCCGCAACCTCTTCCACGACCCGCGCGAGCGCAGCCTCGCCATCGGCATCTGGGGCGCCATGGCCTCGGCCGGTGCCGCGGTCGGCCCGGTCGTCGGCGGATTCCTGCTGGAGCACTTCTGGTGGGGTTCGGTCTTCCTCATCAACCTGCCCGTCATGGCCGTCCTGGTCCTCGTCGGCGTCAAGCTGATCCCGGAGTCGAAGAACCCGAACCCGGGCCCCTGGGACCTGCCCAGCGTCGGCCTCTCCCTCGTCGGCATGATCGGCGTCGTCTACGCCGTCAAGGAGCTCGCCGCCAACGGCGTCACCCTGGACGTGGCCGTCGCCGCCGTCGCCGGTGTCGGCGCCCTCACCTGGTTCGTCCGCCGTCAGCTCACCCTGCCGGCCCCGCTCCTGGACATGCGCCTGTTCCGCAACCGCGGCTTCTCCGGCGCCGTCCTCGCCGACCTGCTGACCATCCTGGGCCTGTCCGGCCTGGTGTTCTTCCTGTCCCAGTTCTTCCAGCTGGTCCAGGGCCGCCAGCCGCTGGAGGCCGGCCTCGCCGAACTGCCCGCCGCCGTCGGTGCGGTGACCGCGGGTCTGCTCGCCGGCCGGGCCGCCCGCCGGTTCTCCGTACGGACCGTGGTCACCGGCGGTCTGGCCGCCATCGGCCTGGCCCTCGCGGCCCTGACCGCGATCGGCCAGTCCACCGGCTACCCGCTGCTCGGCGCGAGCCTGCTCGTGGTCGGCGTCGGTGCGGGTCTCGCCTTCACCGTCACGGCCGACGTGATCCTGTCCACCGTGCCCAAGGACCAGGCCGGTTCCGCCTCCGCGGTGTCCGAGACGGCGTACGAGCTGGGCGCGGCGCTCGGCATCGCGGTCCTCGGCTCGATCGTGACCGGTGTCTACCGGGGCTTCACCGCCCCGGCCGGCATCCCGGCGGAGACCGCCGCCGCGGCCCACGACTCGCTGGGCGGCGCGGTCGAGGCCTCCGCGGGCCTCGCCCCCGAGCAGGCCGGCGCGCTGGTCTCGGCCGCTCAGGAGGCCTTCGTCGACGGGCTGCGGATCGCGGCAGGCGCCGGCGCGGCGGTCCTCCTCGCGACCGCGGTCGCGGCCTGGTTCCTGCTGAAGGGCCAGAAGCTGGAGGACGGCGTCGAGCACTGA